The following coding sequences lie in one Deinobacterium chartae genomic window:
- the thiD gene encoding bifunctional hydroxymethylpyrimidine kinase/phosphomethylpyrimidine kinase has translation MKRVALTVAGSDPSGGAGVQADLKTFAAHGVYGLSALTLLTVQNTLGVRRVQVIEPELVHEQIQALLEDFEVAAVKIGALGSAGVVQAVARALEACSAPLVIDPVLLSTSGRALLDAAGLEALRALLLPRAALITPNLPEAEVLCELPGGALRSEGLEAFVADPPPLPLLLKGGHGAGETLSDILLWRGRQRRFTHPRRFTQHTHGTGCTLSSAVAARLALGCDLEEAVAGAVAYLQRALESAPGLGRGRGPLEHCVDPGKQV, from the coding sequence ATGAAGCGGGTGGCGCTTACGGTGGCCGGCTCGGACCCTTCGGGCGGAGCCGGGGTGCAGGCCGACCTCAAAACCTTTGCGGCGCACGGGGTGTACGGTCTGAGCGCCCTGACGCTGCTGACCGTGCAGAACACCCTGGGCGTGCGGCGCGTGCAGGTCATCGAGCCTGAACTGGTGCACGAACAGATCCAGGCCCTGCTCGAGGATTTCGAGGTGGCCGCCGTCAAGATCGGGGCGCTGGGGAGCGCCGGGGTCGTGCAGGCGGTCGCCCGCGCCCTGGAGGCCTGCTCGGCTCCGTTGGTGATCGATCCGGTGCTGCTGTCCACCTCGGGCCGGGCGCTGCTCGACGCGGCGGGCCTCGAGGCGCTGCGCGCCCTGCTGCTGCCGCGCGCGGCCCTCATCACTCCCAACCTGCCCGAGGCCGAGGTGCTGTGCGAGCTGCCCGGGGGCGCCCTGCGTTCAGAGGGCCTCGAGGCCTTCGTGGCCGACCCGCCGCCGCTGCCGCTGCTGCTCAAGGGCGGGCACGGGGCGGGGGAGACCCTCAGCGACATCTTGCTGTGGCGCGGACGTCAGCGCCGCTTTACCCATCCGCGCCGCTTCACGCAGCACACGCACGGCACCGGCTGCACCCTGTCATCGGCGGTGGCCGCCCGCCTCGCGCTGGGCTGCGACCTCGAGGAGGCCGTTGCGGGAGCGGTCGCTTACCTGCAGCGCGCCCTCGAGTCTGCTCCGGGTCTGGGGCGCGGGAGGGGGCCGCTCGAGCACTGTGTGGATCCGGGCAAGCAGGTATAA
- the thiS gene encoding sulfur carrier protein ThiS, with the protein MLINGQPHPHREDLTLLTLLEELGIDPRKVAVMVNDDLYPAGRAEDRPLAEHDVLEVVRMMQGG; encoded by the coding sequence ATGCTCATCAACGGACAGCCGCACCCGCACCGTGAGGACCTGACCCTGCTGACCCTGCTAGAAGAGCTGGGAATCGACCCGCGCAAGGTGGCGGTGATGGTGAACGACGACCTCTACCCGGCCGGACGCGCCGAAGACCGGCCCCTCGCGGAACACGACGTTCTCGAGGTGGTGCGGATGATGCAGGGAGGCTGA
- a CDS encoding FAD-dependent oxidoreductase has protein sequence MIAVIGGGVVGAVVAFELQRRGLEVTVFEARLPGAATPASAGMLAPGPEGLSGAALEDARAALALWPDLARALEAHGRGSVGLRFGMMRARSVPAHEDDLEAFPGEGWVNPLAVRDAALKTVPVLQQQVLRLEPVERGVRLHSARHTHTARAAVIAAGAWSANFGLPVYPLRGQALLLSAAPYPTPLYAAGRYAVPRAGRTYLGASVRATWDTRIEAQETEALLHGLEGIFPHLRGAAVLEARVGLRPFCDQGPLEGAHPSLPGVWCATGHGRHGTLLAPLTARRVADAVQQALAALSA, from the coding sequence GTGATCGCCGTGATCGGCGGCGGCGTCGTGGGCGCGGTGGTCGCCTTCGAGCTGCAGCGGCGCGGCCTCGAGGTCACCGTGTTCGAAGCGCGCCTGCCCGGAGCGGCCACGCCCGCCTCGGCGGGCATGCTGGCCCCCGGACCCGAAGGGCTGAGCGGAGCCGCCCTCGAGGACGCCCGCGCGGCCCTGGCGCTGTGGCCGGACCTCGCCCGCGCCCTCGAGGCACACGGGCGGGGCAGCGTGGGGCTGCGGTTCGGCATGATGCGCGCCCGCAGCGTTCCCGCGCACGAGGACGACCTCGAGGCGTTTCCCGGCGAGGGCTGGGTGAACCCGCTGGCCGTGCGCGACGCAGCGCTCAAGACCGTGCCGGTGCTGCAGCAGCAGGTGCTGCGCCTCGAGCCGGTCGAACGCGGGGTGCGGCTGCACAGCGCCCGGCACACGCACACGGCGCGGGCCGCCGTGATCGCCGCCGGAGCCTGGAGCGCGAACTTCGGCCTGCCGGTCTACCCGCTGCGCGGTCAGGCGCTGCTGCTGTCCGCCGCCCCTTACCCCACCCCGCTGTACGCCGCCGGGCGCTACGCGGTCCCGCGCGCGGGCCGCACGTACCTGGGGGCCAGCGTGCGCGCCACCTGGGACACCCGGATTGAGGCGCAGGAAACCGAGGCCCTCCTGCACGGCCTCGAGGGCATCTTTCCCCACCTGCGGGGAGCTGCGGTCCTCGAGGCGCGCGTGGGCCTGCGTCCCTTCTGCGACCAGGGCCCACTCGAGGGAGCGCACCCCAGCCTGCCCGGGGTGTGGTGCGCCACCGGGCACGGTCGGCACGGGACGCTGCTGGCCCCGCTGACCGCCCGGCGGGTCGCAGACGCGGTGCAACAGGCCCTGGCCGCCCTATCCGCCTGA
- a CDS encoding thiazole synthase → MDLLRIADQTFDSRLMLGTGKYTDLDVMRAALEASGAQIVTVSIRRVELGAAGHVGLLESLDLSRYTLLPNTAGARSADEAVRLARLARAVTGTAWLKLEVIPDPHHLLPDPVGTLEAARRLVNEGFTVLPYMPPDPVLAAQLEAVGCATVMPLASPIGSGRGLLTRAQLELVVERSRIPVVVDAGLGVPSEAAACLELGASAVLVNTAIAEARDPVRMAAAFRAGVEAGRAAFLAGRMALRPHASASSPLAGVPTLPDPEVPV, encoded by the coding sequence ATGGACCTCTTGAGAATCGCAGACCAGACCTTTGACTCGCGGCTGATGCTGGGCACGGGCAAGTACACCGACTTGGACGTGATGCGCGCGGCCCTGGAAGCCAGCGGCGCGCAGATCGTGACCGTCTCGATCCGCCGGGTCGAGCTCGGCGCAGCGGGACACGTGGGCCTGCTCGAGAGCCTGGACCTGTCGCGCTACACGCTGCTTCCCAACACCGCCGGGGCGCGCAGCGCCGACGAGGCCGTGCGGCTCGCACGGCTGGCGCGCGCGGTCACCGGGACCGCGTGGCTCAAGCTCGAGGTGATTCCGGACCCCCACCACCTGCTGCCCGACCCGGTCGGCACGCTCGAGGCGGCGCGGCGTCTGGTGAACGAGGGCTTCACGGTGCTGCCGTACATGCCGCCCGACCCGGTGCTGGCCGCGCAGCTCGAGGCCGTGGGCTGCGCCACGGTGATGCCGCTGGCCTCGCCCATCGGCTCGGGCCGCGGCCTGCTGACGCGCGCGCAGCTCGAGCTGGTGGTGGAACGCAGCCGCATTCCGGTGGTGGTGGACGCCGGACTGGGCGTGCCCAGCGAGGCCGCCGCCTGCCTCGAGCTGGGGGCGAGTGCGGTGCTGGTGAACACCGCCATCGCCGAGGCGCGCGACCCAGTGCGCATGGCCGCCGCTTTCCGCGCCGGGGTAGAGGCGGGCCGCGCGGCCTTCCTGGCCGGACGCATGGCGCTGCGCCCGCACGCCTCGGCCTCGAGCCCCCTGGCGGGTGTTCCCACCCTGCCCGACCCGGAGGTGCCGGTGTGA
- the thiE gene encoding thiamine phosphate synthase, whose amino-acid sequence MITLGRLYLVATPRPGQPQAEFLARLRAALEGGVDLLQLRCKDQEALPYLRLAARVGELAAQFGVPLIINDRPDVALAAQAAGVHLGQNDLPVRYARQLLPGGIIGRSSHAPIQAAHAALEGADYFAVGPVWATPTKPGRPAAGLEYVRWVARQPHTLPWFAIGGIRPDNLPEVLMAGATRVAVVRALLDAPDPARAAQRFWEVMHAHQRTAAPAP is encoded by the coding sequence ATGATCACTCTGGGACGCCTGTACCTGGTGGCAACCCCGCGACCGGGCCAGCCGCAGGCCGAGTTCCTGGCACGGCTGCGGGCAGCGCTCGAGGGCGGGGTGGACCTGCTGCAGTTGCGCTGCAAGGACCAAGAGGCGCTGCCGTACCTGCGGCTGGCCGCGCGGGTGGGCGAACTGGCCGCGCAATTCGGCGTGCCCCTGATCATCAACGACCGCCCGGACGTGGCCTTGGCCGCGCAGGCGGCCGGGGTACACCTGGGGCAAAACGACCTGCCGGTGCGTTACGCGCGGCAACTGCTGCCCGGCGGCATCATCGGGCGTTCGAGCCACGCCCCCATCCAGGCGGCCCATGCGGCCCTCGAGGGAGCGGACTACTTCGCGGTGGGGCCGGTGTGGGCCACGCCCACCAAGCCGGGACGGCCCGCTGCCGGCCTCGAGTACGTGCGCTGGGTCGCGCGGCAACCGCACACACTGCCGTGGTTCGCGATCGGCGGCATCCGGCCGGACAACCTGCCCGAGGTGCTGATGGCCGGGGCCACGCGGGTCGCGGTGGTGCGCGCGCTCCTCGACGCCCCGGACCCCGCCCGGGCCGCGCAGCGTTTTTGGGAGGTGATGCATGCTCATCAACGGACAGCCGCACCCGCACCGTGA
- a CDS encoding nucleoside triphosphate pyrophosphohydrolase, with amino-acid sequence MRVWRKLVRDRIPDILRGQGKPCEVRTLGPGEYHAALLAKLEEEALEARESGGSLEELADVLEVLRALLAARGVAWEDLERARQRKRASRGGFEARVWLERGEE; translated from the coding sequence GTGCGGGTCTGGCGCAAGCTGGTGCGCGACCGCATTCCGGATATCCTGCGCGGGCAGGGCAAGCCCTGCGAGGTCCGCACCCTCGGGCCCGGCGAGTACCACGCGGCCCTGCTGGCCAAGCTCGAGGAGGAGGCCCTCGAGGCGCGGGAAAGCGGTGGGAGCCTCGAGGAACTGGCGGACGTTCTCGAGGTGCTACGGGCCCTGCTGGCCGCGCGGGGCGTGGCTTGGGAGGATCTCGAGCGGGCGCGGCAGCGCAAGCGCGCCTCGAGGGGGGGCTTCGAGGCGCGCGTCTGGCTGGAGCGCGGCGAGGAGTAA
- the thiC gene encoding phosphomethylpyrimidine synthase ThiC → MTLPPPEVTTGPFPASRKLYLEGTLHPDVRVPVRAVSQTPTLEAFAGGTRLVPNPDILLYDTSGPYTDPSVRIDLTGGLPAARGWLRERTDLEALPAFSSSFTREQHADASLAQLRFPGERRPLRTRAGAKLTQLEAARRGEITPEMEFVALRENLRQAQAAPELGQQHAGVSFGASLPREITPEFVRQEVARGRAVIPANINHPELEPMIIGRNFRVKVNANIGNSAVTSSATEEVEKLVWAIRWGADTVMDLSTGRHIHATREWIVRNSPVPVGTVPIYQALEKVGGRPEELTWALYRDTLIEQAEQGVDYMTVHAGVRLAHIPLTARRRTGIVSRGGSILATWCLAHHRENFLYTHFAEICEILAAYDVTFSLGDGLRPGSIEDANDAAQFAELETLGELTRVAWKHGVQTMIEGPGHVPMQLIRENMTRELETCLEAPFYTLGPLTTDIAPGYDHITSAIGAAQIAWYGTAMLCYVTPKEHLGLPDRDDVREGVIAYRIAAHAADLAKGLPGAQLRDNALSKARFEFRWEDQFNLALDPERARAYHDATLPAEAAKTAHFCSMCGPRFCSMKLSHELRDPDVLAGLEEKAREFRSGNLELYTERR, encoded by the coding sequence ATGACCTTGCCGCCACCCGAAGTGACCACCGGACCTTTTCCGGCCAGCCGCAAACTCTACCTGGAAGGAACCCTGCACCCCGACGTGCGCGTGCCGGTACGGGCGGTGTCGCAGACCCCCACCCTCGAGGCTTTCGCAGGCGGGACGCGCCTGGTACCCAACCCGGACATCCTGCTGTACGACACCAGCGGCCCCTACACCGACCCCAGCGTGCGCATCGACCTCACGGGCGGCCTGCCCGCCGCCCGGGGGTGGCTGCGCGAACGCACAGACCTCGAGGCCCTGCCCGCATTTTCCTCGAGCTTTACCCGCGAGCAGCACGCGGATGCGTCGCTGGCGCAGCTGCGCTTTCCGGGGGAGCGCCGCCCGCTGCGCACGCGGGCAGGCGCGAAGCTCACGCAGCTCGAGGCGGCGCGGCGCGGCGAGATCACCCCGGAGATGGAGTTCGTGGCCCTGCGCGAGAACCTGCGGCAGGCCCAGGCCGCCCCGGAACTGGGACAGCAGCATGCGGGGGTGAGCTTCGGGGCGAGCCTGCCGCGCGAGATCACCCCGGAGTTCGTGCGGCAGGAGGTCGCGCGCGGCCGGGCGGTGATTCCGGCCAACATCAACCACCCCGAACTCGAGCCGATGATCATCGGGCGGAACTTCCGGGTGAAGGTGAACGCCAACATCGGCAATTCGGCGGTCACCTCCTCGGCCACCGAGGAGGTGGAGAAGCTGGTGTGGGCGATCCGCTGGGGGGCCGATACGGTGATGGACCTCTCGACCGGGCGGCACATCCACGCGACCCGCGAGTGGATCGTGCGCAACTCGCCCGTACCGGTCGGCACGGTGCCGATCTACCAGGCCCTCGAGAAGGTCGGGGGGCGGCCCGAGGAGCTGACCTGGGCGCTGTACCGCGACACGCTGATCGAGCAGGCCGAGCAGGGCGTGGACTACATGACCGTGCACGCCGGGGTGCGGCTCGCCCACATCCCGCTGACCGCGCGCAGGCGCACCGGCATCGTGTCGCGCGGCGGCTCGATCCTGGCGACGTGGTGCCTCGCCCACCACCGCGAGAACTTCCTGTATACGCACTTCGCCGAGATCTGCGAGATCCTGGCGGCCTACGACGTGACCTTCTCGCTGGGCGACGGGCTGCGCCCCGGCTCGATCGAAGACGCCAACGACGCCGCGCAGTTCGCCGAACTCGAGACGCTGGGCGAACTGACCCGCGTGGCCTGGAAGCACGGCGTGCAGACCATGATCGAGGGCCCCGGCCACGTCCCGATGCAACTGATCCGCGAAAACATGACCCGCGAGCTCGAAACCTGCCTCGAGGCGCCGTTTTACACCCTGGGGCCGCTCACCACCGACATCGCCCCGGGCTACGACCACATCACCTCGGCGATCGGGGCGGCACAGATCGCGTGGTACGGCACCGCGATGCTGTGCTACGTGACCCCCAAGGAGCACCTGGGCCTGCCCGACCGCGACGACGTGCGCGAAGGTGTCATCGCCTACCGCATCGCCGCGCACGCCGCCGACCTCGCCAAGGGCCTGCCCGGCGCGCAACTGCGCGACAACGCCCTGTCCAAGGCCCGCTTCGAGTTCCGCTGGGAGGACCAGTTCAACCTGGCCCTTGACCCCGAGCGCGCCCGGGCCTACCACGACGCCACGCTGCCCGCCGAGGCCGCCAAGACCGCGCACTTCTGCTCGATGTGCGGCCCGAGGTTCTGCTCGATGAAACTCTCGCACGAGCTGCGCGACCCGGACGTGCTGGCCGGACTCGAGGAGAAAGCGCGCGAGTTCCGATCGGGAAACCTCGAGCTGTACACGGAGCGGCGATGA
- the ffh gene encoding signal recognition particle protein has product MFESLGQKLQDILDNMRKSGRLTEAQVKAAMREIRVALLEADVNFTVAKDFVARVSEKAVGQDVLGSLNAGQQVVKIVHDELIETLGGKAQQPVLKNDGNVWFMVGLQGAGKTTSTGKLAALYKSKGRRVLLVAADTQRPAAREQLKVLGAQVGVPVLEVNDHEPPQVTRQRLEEYLQKDFRDLVIVDTAGRLQIDEALMDALADLKGALNPSETLLVVDAMTGQEALNVAETFESRIGLSGLIITKMDGDARGGAALSAKSVTGKPIYFAGTSEKISGLEPFYPDRVAGRILGMGDVLSLIERAEQAELSAFAPKKPGEFDLEDLLVQLRNIRKMGPLGDLIKLIPGMSKMLPAEFNVDEKQLQRIDAMISSMTLKERREPKIINGQRRKRIASGSGTSVQEINRLLKMHEQMKEMMKVMQRMGMGPGGKGGKMPKLPGKMPPFGR; this is encoded by the coding sequence ATGTTCGAGTCGCTCGGCCAGAAGCTGCAAGACATCCTGGATAACATGCGCAAGAGCGGGCGCCTGACCGAAGCGCAGGTCAAGGCCGCCATGCGCGAGATCCGCGTCGCCCTCCTCGAGGCCGACGTCAACTTCACGGTCGCCAAGGACTTTGTTGCCCGCGTGTCCGAAAAAGCGGTCGGGCAGGACGTGCTGGGCAGCCTCAACGCGGGCCAGCAGGTCGTCAAGATCGTTCACGACGAACTGATCGAGACCCTCGGCGGCAAAGCCCAGCAACCGGTGCTGAAAAACGACGGCAACGTCTGGTTCATGGTCGGCTTGCAGGGTGCCGGTAAGACCACCTCCACCGGCAAGCTCGCCGCCCTGTACAAGAGCAAGGGCCGCCGCGTGCTGCTGGTCGCCGCCGACACCCAGCGCCCCGCCGCCCGCGAACAGCTCAAGGTGCTCGGCGCCCAAGTCGGCGTGCCGGTCCTCGAGGTGAACGACCACGAGCCCCCGCAGGTCACCCGGCAACGCCTCGAGGAGTACCTGCAAAAGGACTTCCGCGACCTGGTGATCGTGGACACCGCAGGCCGCCTGCAGATCGACGAGGCGCTGATGGACGCGCTCGCCGACCTCAAGGGCGCGCTGAACCCCAGCGAGACCCTGCTGGTTGTAGACGCCATGACCGGTCAGGAAGCGCTGAACGTCGCCGAGACCTTCGAGAGCCGCATCGGGCTCTCGGGCCTGATTATCACCAAGATGGACGGCGATGCGCGCGGCGGCGCGGCCCTCTCCGCCAAGAGCGTCACCGGCAAACCCATCTACTTTGCCGGCACCAGCGAAAAGATCAGCGGCCTTGAGCCCTTCTACCCCGACCGCGTCGCCGGGCGCATCCTGGGCATGGGCGACGTGCTCAGCCTGATCGAGCGCGCCGAGCAGGCCGAACTCTCGGCCTTCGCGCCCAAGAAGCCCGGCGAGTTCGACCTCGAGGACCTGCTGGTGCAGCTGCGCAACATCCGCAAGATGGGCCCGCTGGGCGACCTGATCAAGCTGATTCCCGGCATGTCCAAGATGCTGCCCGCCGAGTTCAACGTGGACGAGAAGCAGTTGCAGCGCATCGACGCGATGATCTCCTCGATGACCCTCAAGGAACGGCGCGAGCCCAAGATCATCAACGGGCAGCGGCGCAAGCGCATCGCCAGCGGATCGGGCACCTCGGTGCAGGAGATCAACCGCCTGCTGAAGATGCACGAGCAGATGAAGGAAATGATGAAGGTCATGCAGCGCATGGGCATGGGTCCCGGCGGCAAAGGCGGCAAGATGCCCAAACTGCCCGGCAAGATGCCCCCCTTCGGGCGCTGA
- a CDS encoding peroxidase-related enzyme (This protein belongs to a clade of uncharacterized proteins related to peroxidases such as the alkylhydroperoxidase AhpD.), with product MDTRISWLELPGEEQVTPEVRRLWQRSEEVLGFVPNVFRAQALNPEQFAAWWAYFNLLVNKEGFLARAERELIAVVVSAANGCLYCTVSHAAALRAEGVSAENVDALAINHRAATLTARERALAEFADKLTRRPAEMLEADLEALRAVGLDDHAILEATQVVAMFNATNRISGALGFVPNPEYYGMGR from the coding sequence ATGGATACGCGCATTTCATGGCTCGAGCTGCCCGGCGAGGAACAGGTGACGCCCGAGGTACGCCGCTTGTGGCAGCGTTCAGAAGAAGTGCTGGGCTTTGTGCCCAACGTGTTCCGGGCGCAGGCCCTCAACCCGGAGCAGTTCGCTGCGTGGTGGGCGTACTTCAACCTGCTGGTGAACAAGGAGGGCTTTCTCGCGCGCGCCGAGCGCGAATTGATCGCGGTGGTGGTCTCGGCCGCGAACGGCTGCCTGTACTGCACGGTGTCGCACGCGGCGGCGCTGCGCGCCGAAGGGGTCTCGGCCGAGAACGTGGACGCGCTGGCGATCAACCATCGCGCGGCAACCCTGACCGCGCGCGAGCGCGCCCTGGCCGAATTTGCCGACAAGCTCACCCGCCGCCCCGCCGAGATGCTCGAGGCGGACCTCGAGGCCCTGCGGGCGGTGGGCCTGGATGATCACGCGATCCTGGAAGCCACGCAGGTGGTGGCGATGTTCAACGCGACCAACCGCATCTCCGGGGCGCTGGGCTTCGTGCCGAACCCGGAGTATTACGGCATGGGACGCTGA